Below is a window of Mycobacterium dioxanotrophicus DNA.
CGGCACCTTCACCGGCCCCAAGTCGATCTCGGTCAAACTCAACGACGGCGGCACCGAGAACGTCACCTTCGACAACGCGATCATCGCCACCGGCTCCTCGACCCGCCTGGTCCCGGGCACCACCTTGTCCGACAACGTGGTGACCTACGAGACCCAGATCCTCTCGCGCGAGCTGCCCGGGTCGATCATCATCGCCGGCGCCGGCGCGATCGGCATGGAGTTCGCCTACGTGCTCAAGAACTACGGCGTGGATGTCACCATCGTCGAGTTCCTGCCCCGCGCGCTGCCCAACGAGGACGCCGAGGTGTCCAAGGAGATCGAAAAGCAGTACAAGAAGCTCGGGGTGAAGATCCTCACCGGCACCAAGGTCGAAGGCATCGCCGATGATGGCTCGGTCGTGAAGGTCACCGTGAGCAAGGACGGTAAGACCGAGGAACTCAAGGCCGACAAGGTGTTGCAGGCCATCGGGTTCGCCCCCAATGTCGAGGGCTACGGCCTGGAGGCCGCCGGGGTGGCGCTCACCGACCGCAAGGCCATCGCGATCGACGAGTACATGCGCACCAACGTGGCGGGTATCTATGCGATCGGGGATGTGACGGCGCTGCTGCAGTTGGCGCATGTGGCCGAGGCCCAGGGCGTGGTGGCCGCCGAGACCATCGCCGGTGCCGAGACGTTGGCGCTCGGGGATTACCGGATGATGCCGCGCGCGACGTTCTGCCAGCCGCAGGTGGCCAGTTTCGGGTTGACCGAACAGCAGGCCAAGGACGAGGGCTACGACGTGGTGGTGGCCAAGTTCCCGTTCACCGCCAACGGCAAGGCCCACGGCCTGGCCGACCCGACCGGGTTCGTCAAACTCATCGCCGACAAGAAACACCTCGAACTGCTCGGCGGGCACCTCATCGGCCCCGACGTCTCCGAACTGCTACCCGAGCTGACCCTGG
It encodes the following:
- the lpdA gene encoding dihydrolipoyl dehydrogenase, with the translated sequence MTHFDVVVLGAGPGGYVAAIRAAQLGLNTAIIEPKYWGGVCLNVGCIPSKALLRNAELAHIFAKEAKTFGISGEASFDYGAAFDRSRKVAEGRVAGVHFLMKKNKITEIHGYGTFTGPKSISVKLNDGGTENVTFDNAIIATGSSTRLVPGTTLSDNVVTYETQILSRELPGSIIIAGAGAIGMEFAYVLKNYGVDVTIVEFLPRALPNEDAEVSKEIEKQYKKLGVKILTGTKVEGIADDGSVVKVTVSKDGKTEELKADKVLQAIGFAPNVEGYGLEAAGVALTDRKAIAIDEYMRTNVAGIYAIGDVTALLQLAHVAEAQGVVAAETIAGAETLALGDYRMMPRATFCQPQVASFGLTEQQAKDEGYDVVVAKFPFTANGKAHGLADPTGFVKLIADKKHLELLGGHLIGPDVSELLPELTLAQKWDLTAHELARNVHTHPTLSEALQECFHGLTGHMINF